In a genomic window of Streptomyces katrae:
- a CDS encoding PRC-barrel domain-containing protein: MQTDIDPRSLIGRKAFDRNGAKIGTVDEVYLDDATGVPEWAAVRTGLFGRDAFVPLEPSEVDGDVLRVPFERSLIKDAPDFGVGRHLSPEQELQLYHHYGLDVSLPGDFHLPPPENH; this comes from the coding sequence GTGCAGACCGACATCGATCCGCGCAGCCTGATCGGCCGCAAGGCGTTCGACCGGAACGGGGCCAAGATCGGCACCGTGGACGAGGTCTACCTCGACGACGCCACCGGCGTACCGGAGTGGGCCGCGGTCCGCACCGGTCTGTTCGGCCGGGACGCCTTCGTCCCGCTGGAGCCGAGCGAGGTCGACGGCGATGTCCTGCGCGTCCCGTTCGAACGCTCCCTGATCAAAGACGCCCCCGACTTCGGTGTGGGCCGCCACCTCTCCCCCGAGCAGGAGCTCCAGCTCTACCACCACTACGGCCTGGACGTCTCCCTGCCCGGCGACTTCCACCTTCCCCCGCCGGAGAACCACTAG
- a CDS encoding DNA polymerase IV yields the protein MRTAPTILHLDMDAFYASVEQASKPSLRGKAVIVGGLGPRGVVATASYEARRFGVHSAMPMAQARRLCPNGAYLIPRFLLYREVSEVVMGLLRELSPLVEPLSLDEAFVDLEAGGRAFDSASARATGERLRADITAATGLSGSVGLAGSKMLAKVASEEAKPDGLLLIEPGTERELLAPMSVRTLPGVGPATGEHLRRAGITTVGELAEAGEDELVRMVGRAHGVGLYRMALGLDDRPVVAERDAKSVSVEDTFDVDIHDRVRIRFEVQRLADRCVGRLRASGHSGRTIVLKVRRYDFSTLTRSETLRGPTDDPAVVREAAGRLLEGVDTTGGVRLLGVGVTGLADYTQEDLFAQALGAAAQEAQTAPAEGTGETEEDDGGPGAAGARGAPGAAETALAPGEDPAQAAVRHWPAGSDVRHAVYGPGWVQGSGVGRVTVRFEQPGSPPGRVRTFLVDDPELEPSDPLPLVGGA from the coding sequence GTGAGAACCGCGCCGACCATCCTGCATCTGGACATGGACGCCTTCTACGCCTCCGTGGAGCAGGCGTCGAAGCCCAGCCTGCGCGGGAAGGCCGTGATCGTGGGCGGGCTCGGCCCCCGCGGGGTGGTGGCCACCGCCTCCTACGAGGCCCGGCGCTTCGGGGTGCATTCGGCGATGCCGATGGCCCAGGCCCGCCGGCTCTGCCCCAACGGCGCCTACCTGATCCCCCGCTTCCTCCTCTACCGCGAGGTCAGCGAGGTCGTCATGGGCCTGCTGCGCGAGCTGTCGCCGCTGGTGGAGCCGCTCAGCCTGGACGAGGCCTTCGTGGACCTGGAGGCGGGCGGCAGGGCCTTCGACTCGGCGAGCGCCCGGGCCACGGGGGAGCGGCTGAGGGCCGACATCACCGCCGCGACGGGGCTCAGCGGCTCGGTCGGGCTGGCCGGGTCGAAGATGCTGGCCAAAGTGGCCTCCGAGGAGGCCAAGCCGGACGGGCTGCTGCTGATCGAGCCCGGGACCGAGCGGGAACTCCTCGCGCCCATGTCGGTGCGGACCCTGCCCGGGGTGGGGCCGGCCACCGGGGAGCACCTGCGCCGGGCCGGGATCACCACGGTGGGGGAGCTGGCCGAGGCCGGTGAGGACGAGCTGGTGCGGATGGTGGGCCGGGCGCACGGGGTCGGCCTGTACCGGATGGCGCTGGGCCTGGACGACCGGCCGGTGGTCGCCGAGCGGGACGCGAAGTCGGTGTCGGTGGAGGACACCTTCGACGTGGACATCCACGACCGGGTCCGCATCCGCTTCGAGGTGCAGCGGCTCGCGGACCGCTGCGTGGGCCGGCTGCGGGCCTCGGGGCACTCGGGGCGGACCATCGTGCTGAAGGTGCGCCGCTACGACTTCTCCACCCTGACCCGCTCCGAGACCCTGCGCGGGCCCACGGACGATCCGGCGGTGGTGCGGGAGGCGGCCGGGCGGCTGCTGGAGGGCGTGGACACCACGGGCGGGGTGCGGCTGCTGGGGGTCGGCGTGACGGGGCTCGCGGACTACACCCAGGAGGACCTGTTCGCCCAGGCGCTCGGCGCCGCGGCCCAGGAGGCGCAGACCGCTCCCGCGGAGGGGACCGGGGAGACGGAGGAGGACGACGGGGGGCCGGGGGCGGCCGGTGCCCGGGGGGCTCCGGGTGCCGCCGAGACGGCCCTGGCGCCGGGGGAGGACCCCGCGCAGGCCGCCGTGCGCCACTGGCCCGCGGGCAGCGACGTACGGCACGCGGTGTACGGGCCGGGGTGGGTGCAGGGCAGCGGGGTCGGGAGGGTCACGGTGCGCTTCGAGCAGCCCGGATCGCCGCCCGGCCGGGTCCGCACCTTCCTGGTGGACGACCCCGAGCTGGAGCCCTCCGACCCACTGCCCCTCGTGGGCGGCGCTTAG
- a CDS encoding MerR family transcriptional regulator, producing the protein MRITGDGTTGGVPVRSDGGPSALLGGGAGSAHRQPVSKPVGPVSDSPAPEQVGYRGPTACAAAGITYRQLDYWARTGLVEPSVRPAYGSGTQRLYSFRDVVVLKIVKRFLDTGVALQNIRTAVQHLRGRGFSDLERMTLMSDGATVYECTSPDQVVSLLQGGQGVFGIAVGVVWRDVENALSQLHGERVDTGETVVGHNPADELAARRNRAG; encoded by the coding sequence GTGAGGATCACGGGCGACGGTACGACCGGGGGAGTCCCCGTACGGAGTGACGGTGGACCGTCCGCGCTGCTCGGCGGCGGGGCGGGTTCCGCGCACCGTCAGCCGGTGTCGAAACCGGTCGGACCGGTGAGCGACTCCCCGGCCCCCGAGCAGGTCGGCTACCGCGGACCGACGGCGTGCGCCGCCGCGGGGATCACGTACCGGCAGCTGGACTACTGGGCGCGCACCGGGCTGGTGGAGCCCAGCGTGCGGCCCGCCTACGGGTCGGGCACGCAGCGGCTCTACAGCTTCCGGGACGTCGTCGTCCTCAAGATCGTGAAGCGCTTCCTCGACACCGGCGTGGCCCTGCAGAACATCCGCACCGCCGTTCAGCACCTGCGCGGCCGGGGTTTCTCGGACCTGGAGCGGATGACGCTGATGAGCGACGGCGCGACCGTGTACGAGTGCACCTCCCCCGACCAGGTGGTGAGCCTGCTCCAGGGCGGCCAGGGGGTCTTCGGCATCGCGGTGGGCGTGGTCTGGCGGGACGTCGAGAACGCGCTGTCGCAGCTGCACGGGGAACGCGTGGACACGGGGGAGACCGTGGTCGGCCACAACCCGGCCGACGAGCTCGCCGCCCGCCGGAACCGGGCCGGCTGA
- a CDS encoding bifunctional nuclease family protein: MNELDVVGVRVEMPSNQPIVLLREVGGDRYLPIWIGPGEATAIAFAQQGMAPARPLTHDLFKDVLEAVGEELTEVRITDLREGVFYAELVFASGVEVSARPSDAIALALRTGTPIYGSDGVLDDAGIAIPDEQEDEVEKFREFLDQISPEDFGTGPQ; the protein is encoded by the coding sequence GTGAACGAGCTCGACGTTGTGGGTGTCCGGGTGGAAATGCCCTCCAACCAGCCGATCGTTCTCCTGCGTGAAGTGGGAGGCGACCGGTACCTCCCCATCTGGATCGGTCCTGGGGAGGCGACCGCCATTGCCTTCGCGCAGCAGGGAATGGCCCCTGCCAGGCCGCTGACGCACGACCTGTTCAAGGACGTGCTGGAGGCGGTGGGCGAGGAGCTGACCGAGGTCCGGATCACGGATCTGCGGGAGGGCGTCTTCTACGCGGAGCTGGTCTTCGCCAGTGGCGTCGAGGTGAGCGCGCGGCCTTCCGACGCCATAGCGCTCGCCCTGCGGACGGGAACGCCGATCTACGGCAGTGACGGCGTGCTGGACGACGCCGGAATCGCCATTCCCGACGAGCAGGAGGACGAGGTGGAGAAGTTCCGCGAGTTCCTCGACCAGATCTCTCCCGAGGACTTCGGCACGGGCCCGCAGTAG
- a CDS encoding MerR family transcriptional regulator, translated as MLRTPTGGAPKKGAAGTAGSSGQLVSIGQVLTTLRDEFPEVTISKIRFLEAEGLVEPRRTPSGYRKFSTGDVERLGRILRLQRDHYLPLKVIREQLDALDRGEQIRIPAPAAHGESVPGEARGAGYGEAGGERPAAARVGRAELIAAAEVDEAQLAEWESYGLLSEEAGGGFDAGAVAVARLIADLGRFGLEPRHLRAMKAAADREAGLVEQVVAPLRRHRNPQTRAHAEATMKELAGLSVRLHEAFVQSALGVRLH; from the coding sequence ATGCTGCGCACCCCGACCGGCGGTGCCCCGAAGAAGGGCGCCGCCGGCACCGCCGGCTCGTCCGGGCAGCTGGTGAGCATCGGCCAGGTGCTCACGACGCTGCGTGACGAGTTCCCCGAAGTCACGATCTCGAAGATCCGGTTCCTGGAGGCGGAGGGGCTCGTCGAGCCCCGGCGCACGCCTTCCGGATACCGCAAGTTCAGTACCGGCGACGTGGAGCGGCTCGGGCGCATCCTGCGCCTCCAGCGCGACCACTACCTGCCGCTGAAAGTCATCCGCGAGCAGCTCGACGCGCTCGACCGGGGCGAGCAGATCCGGATCCCGGCCCCCGCCGCGCACGGGGAGTCCGTGCCGGGCGAAGCGCGCGGCGCCGGGTACGGGGAGGCGGGCGGGGAGCGTCCGGCCGCGGCCCGGGTCGGGCGGGCGGAGCTGATCGCCGCCGCCGAGGTGGACGAGGCGCAGCTCGCCGAGTGGGAGTCCTACGGGCTCCTCTCGGAGGAGGCCGGCGGCGGTTTCGACGCCGGGGCGGTGGCCGTGGCCCGCTTGATCGCCGATCTCGGCCGGTTCGGGCTCGAACCGCGCCACCTGCGGGCCATGAAGGCCGCGGCCGACCGGGAGGCCGGTCTGGTGGAACAGGTGGTCGCCCCGCTGCGACGCCACCGCAATCCGCAGACCAGGGCTCATGCCGAGGCCACGATGAAGGAGCTCGCAGGGCTCTCCGTACGGCTCCACGAGGCGTTCGTGCAGAGCGCCCTCGGGGTGCGGCTGCACTGA
- a CDS encoding FHA domain-containing protein has protein sequence MYAEFVLPHGRVCFGQGESPVKLFEKLFGKKNREESGTARHRAGHGEGEGQGDRPLFRDEVAGPGADPSAAGRIGFGEPAAPTAGGGYAPDPYATNASAGQPRREEPSMSAEQTCGRCGHRSGAASRFCSNCGAPLRPGLTPERASETTSTISISGLEAYEAEATGQHVSPSLSPEAQAAVEALPPGSALLIVRRGPNSGSRFLLDGELTTAGRHPQSDIFLDDVTVSRLHVEFRRGPEGGFTVADVGSLNGTYVNREPIDSVALHNGDEVQIGKYRLVFYASLRGV, from the coding sequence GTGTATGCGGAGTTCGTCCTGCCCCACGGGCGGGTCTGTTTCGGTCAAGGGGAATCGCCCGTGAAGTTGTTTGAGAAGTTGTTCGGCAAGAAGAACCGCGAGGAAAGCGGTACGGCACGTCACCGTGCGGGCCACGGCGAGGGGGAGGGCCAGGGCGACCGGCCGCTCTTCCGCGACGAGGTGGCCGGCCCGGGGGCCGACCCGTCGGCTGCGGGGCGCATAGGTTTCGGAGAGCCGGCAGCCCCGACCGCGGGCGGGGGGTACGCCCCCGACCCGTACGCCACCAACGCCTCCGCGGGGCAGCCGCGGCGCGAGGAGCCGTCCATGTCCGCCGAGCAGACGTGCGGCAGGTGCGGGCACCGCAGCGGTGCGGCGAGCCGTTTCTGCTCCAACTGCGGTGCGCCGCTGCGCCCGGGCCTGACGCCCGAGCGAGCCTCGGAGACCACGTCCACCATCTCGATCTCGGGCCTCGAGGCCTACGAGGCCGAGGCGACCGGACAGCACGTCTCGCCCTCGCTCTCTCCCGAGGCCCAGGCCGCGGTGGAGGCGCTGCCCCCCGGTTCCGCCCTGCTCATCGTGCGGCGCGGCCCCAACTCGGGCAGCCGTTTCCTGCTCGACGGCGAGCTGACCACGGCGGGCCGGCACCCGCAGAGCGACATCTTCCTGGACGACGTCACCGTCTCCCGGCTGCATGTCGAGTTCCGCCGGGGTCCGGAAGGCGGCTTCACCGTCGCCGACGTCGGCAGCCTCAACGGCACGTACGTGAACCGCGAGCCGATCGACTCGGTCGCCCTGCACAACGGCGACGAGGTGCAGATCGGCAAGTACCGGCTGGTCTTCTACGCCAGCCTGCGGGGCGTCTGA
- a CDS encoding DUF881 domain-containing protein, translating to MSTDNTPQGDPVPVPVPEPEQTGRQRLAAGLWPPRFSRAQLIVALLLFVLGLGLAIQVRSNSDSSAPLRGARQEDLVRILDELDGRTKRLEDEKQKLDDQRRELQSSSNQAEEARKQTLERERQLGILAGTVAAQGPGITLRITDAKGQVRSDQLLDTLQELRAAGAEAIQINGVRVVAGSYFSDEGGGVAIDGKKITQPYEFRVIGKPQDLEPALNIPGGVVQTMEKEQATVAVTRSAKIVVDALRAAKQPDYARSSSP from the coding sequence ATGAGCACGGACAACACCCCGCAGGGGGACCCGGTGCCGGTGCCGGTGCCGGAGCCGGAGCAGACGGGCCGGCAGCGGCTGGCGGCCGGCCTGTGGCCGCCGAGGTTCAGCCGGGCCCAACTGATCGTCGCGCTGCTGCTCTTCGTCCTGGGCCTCGGGCTGGCCATCCAGGTGCGCTCCAACAGCGACTCCAGCGCGCCGCTGCGCGGTGCGCGGCAGGAGGACCTCGTGCGGATCCTCGACGAGCTGGACGGGCGGACCAAACGGCTGGAGGACGAGAAGCAGAAGCTGGACGACCAGCGCAGGGAGCTGCAGAGCAGCTCCAACCAGGCCGAGGAGGCACGCAAGCAGACGCTGGAGCGAGAGCGCCAACTGGGCATCCTGGCCGGTACCGTGGCCGCACAGGGCCCCGGCATCACGCTGAGGATCACCGACGCCAAGGGCCAGGTGCGCTCGGACCAGCTCCTGGACACCCTCCAGGAACTGCGGGCGGCCGGGGCCGAGGCGATCCAGATCAACGGCGTGCGCGTGGTGGCGGGCTCGTACTTCTCGGACGAGGGCGGCGGGGTGGCGATCGACGGTAAGAAGATCACACAGCCCTATGAGTTCAGGGTGATCGGCAAGCCGCAGGATCTGGAGCCGGCGCTCAACATTCCGGGCGGTGTCGTGCAGACCATGGAGAAGGAACAGGCCACGGTCGCCGTCACACGGTCGGCGAAGATCGTTGTGGATGCCTTGCGGGCTGCGAAGCAGCCTGACTACGCTCGGTCGTCATCGCCGTGA
- a CDS encoding small basic family protein produces the protein MIAVLGLVAGVVVGLLVRPEVPAVVEPYLPIAVVAALDAVFGGLRAMLDGIFVDKVFVVSFLSNVVVAALIVFLGDKLGVGSQLSTGVVVVLGIRIFSNAAAIRRHVFRA, from the coding sequence GTGATCGCGGTACTGGGCCTCGTGGCGGGAGTGGTGGTCGGACTTCTCGTCCGCCCCGAAGTGCCGGCCGTGGTGGAGCCTTATCTGCCGATCGCCGTCGTGGCGGCCCTGGACGCGGTGTTCGGCGGTCTGCGCGCGATGCTGGACGGGATCTTCGTGGACAAGGTCTTCGTGGTGTCGTTCCTGTCGAACGTGGTCGTCGCCGCGCTGATCGTCTTCCTCGGCGACAAGCTGGGCGTCGGCTCGCAGCTGTCGACCGGTGTGGTCGTCGTCCTCGGCATCCGGATCTTCTCCAACGCGGCGGCCATCCGCCGGCACGTCTTCCGGGCGTGA
- a CDS encoding DUF881 domain-containing protein: MCGMSQPPNNRSSATPPARPDASMSLLTHVMDHSLDEGYAEASARREAEGTAGLPRTLRAKLALAAGLVLAALVVTLGAAQARATAPVLAKERQELIDRVERADRHADTLERDIERLRTEVADRQREALKQQGGQQAQLVALLAGATEVHGPGVKLVVDDAKGSSSGGGGGPRESAGFSDTGRVRDRDMQRIVNGLWQSGAEAVSINGQRLTALSAIRAAGDAILVDNRPLVPPYEVLAIGDGKRLGTVFQDSVDGQYLHVLQESYGIRYTLSPVGEVKLPAASSLTVRTATAEEPKKGAS; encoded by the coding sequence ATGTGCGGCATGTCGCAGCCGCCCAACAACCGGAGTTCGGCCACACCGCCCGCGCGCCCGGACGCGTCCATGTCGCTGCTGACGCACGTGATGGACCACAGCCTCGACGAGGGCTATGCGGAAGCCTCCGCGCGGCGCGAGGCGGAGGGTACGGCGGGGCTGCCGCGCACGCTCAGGGCCAAGCTGGCGCTCGCCGCGGGGCTGGTGCTCGCCGCGCTGGTCGTCACGCTGGGTGCGGCACAGGCGCGGGCGACGGCGCCGGTGCTGGCCAAGGAGCGCCAGGAGCTGATCGACCGGGTGGAGCGGGCCGACCGGCACGCGGACACCCTGGAACGGGACATCGAGCGGCTGCGGACCGAGGTCGCGGACCGTCAGCGCGAGGCGCTGAAGCAGCAGGGCGGGCAGCAGGCCCAGCTGGTGGCGTTGCTGGCGGGTGCAACCGAGGTGCACGGTCCTGGCGTCAAGCTTGTGGTGGACGATGCCAAGGGGTCCTCGTCGGGCGGCGGAGGCGGCCCGCGCGAGAGCGCCGGGTTCTCCGACACCGGACGGGTCCGGGACCGTGACATGCAGCGGATCGTCAACGGGCTCTGGCAGTCCGGCGCGGAGGCCGTCTCGATCAACGGGCAGCGGCTCACGGCGCTGTCGGCGATCCGGGCGGCCGGTGACGCGATACTGGTCGACAACAGGCCACTGGTGCCGCCGTACGAGGTCCTCGCCATCGGGGACGGGAAACGGCTCGGCACGGTGTTCCAGGACTCCGTGGACGGGCAGTACCTGCACGTGCTGCAGGAGAGCTACGGGATCCGCTACACCCTGTCCCCGGTGGGCGAGGTGAAGCTGCCGGCCGCGTCGAGTCTCACCGTGCGGACGGCCACTGCAGAAGAGCCGAAGAAGGGTGCGTCGTGA
- a CDS encoding mannose-1-phosphate guanyltransferase: MKAVVMAGGEGTRLRPMTSSMPKPLLPVANRPIMEHVLRLLKRHGLSETVVTVQFLASLVKNYFGDGEELGMELTYANEEKPLGTAGSVKNAEEALKDDTFLVISGDALTDFDLTDLINFHKEKGALVTVCLTRVPNPLEFGITIVDEEGKVERFLEKPTWGQVFSDTINTGIYVMEPEIFDYVDPDVSVDWSSDVFPKLMKEGRPIYGYVAEGYWEDVGTHESYVKAQADVLEGKVQVEMDGFEISPGVWVAEGAEVSPDAVLRGPLYIGDYAKVEAGAEIREHTVIGSNVVVKSGAFLHKAVVHDNVYIGPHSNLRGCVIGKNTDIMRAARIEDGAVIGDECLVGEESIVQGNVRVYPFKTIEAGAFVNTSVIWESRGQAHLFGARGVSGILNVEITPELVVKLAGAYATTLKKGAIVTTARDHSRGARALKRAVISALQASAINVRDLENVPLPVARQQTARGAAGGIMIRTSPGVPDSVDIMFLDERGADLSQAQQRKLDRVYARQEYRRAFPGEIGDLQFPSSVFDSYTGSLLRRVDTTGIADSGLKVVVDASNGSAGLVLPSLLGRLGVDALTINPGLDESRPTESTESRRAGLVRLGEIVASARAAFGVRFDPVGERISLVDERGRIIEDDRALLVLLDLVAAEKRSGKVALPVTTTRVAEQVAAYHGTQVEWTTTSPDDLTRVGREETTIFGGDGRGGFIVPEFSSVFDGSAAFVQLIGLVARTQLTLSQIDSRIPRAHVLKRDVPTPWAAKGLVMRRVVEAAGERQVDTTDGVRVVEADGRWALVLPDPAEAVTHLWAEGPDDASAQALLDEWAAVVDGAGQH; this comes from the coding sequence ATGAAGGCCGTCGTGATGGCCGGTGGCGAAGGTACGCGGCTTCGCCCCATGACCTCAAGCATGCCCAAGCCGCTCCTGCCGGTGGCGAACCGGCCGATCATGGAGCACGTGCTCAGGCTGCTCAAGCGGCATGGGCTCAGCGAGACCGTGGTCACCGTTCAGTTCCTGGCGTCACTCGTCAAGAACTACTTCGGTGACGGCGAGGAGCTCGGAATGGAGCTGACCTACGCCAACGAGGAGAAGCCACTCGGCACCGCCGGCAGCGTGAAGAACGCCGAGGAGGCCCTCAAGGACGACACGTTCCTGGTCATCTCCGGCGACGCGCTCACCGACTTCGACCTCACCGACCTCATCAACTTCCACAAGGAGAAGGGCGCACTGGTCACGGTGTGCCTCACCCGGGTGCCGAACCCGCTGGAATTCGGCATCACCATCGTGGACGAAGAGGGCAAGGTCGAGCGCTTCCTCGAGAAGCCGACCTGGGGGCAGGTGTTCTCGGACACCATCAACACCGGCATCTACGTCATGGAGCCGGAGATCTTCGACTACGTCGACCCCGACGTCTCGGTCGACTGGTCCAGCGACGTCTTCCCGAAGCTGATGAAGGAAGGCCGGCCGATCTACGGCTACGTCGCCGAGGGCTACTGGGAGGACGTGGGCACTCACGAGAGCTACGTCAAGGCCCAGGCCGACGTCCTCGAAGGCAAGGTCCAGGTCGAGATGGACGGCTTCGAGATCTCGCCCGGGGTGTGGGTCGCCGAAGGCGCCGAGGTGAGCCCGGACGCCGTCCTGCGCGGCCCGCTGTACATCGGTGACTACGCCAAGGTCGAGGCCGGGGCGGAGATCCGCGAGCACACCGTCATCGGGTCGAACGTGGTCGTCAAGAGCGGGGCCTTCCTGCACAAGGCCGTCGTCCACGACAACGTCTACATCGGGCCGCACAGCAACCTGCGCGGCTGCGTCATCGGCAAGAACACCGACATCATGCGGGCCGCCCGGATCGAGGACGGCGCGGTCATCGGTGACGAGTGCCTCGTCGGCGAGGAATCGATCGTCCAGGGCAACGTCCGCGTCTACCCGTTCAAGACGATCGAGGCCGGCGCCTTCGTCAACACCTCGGTGATCTGGGAGTCCCGCGGGCAGGCCCACCTGTTCGGTGCGCGCGGCGTCTCCGGGATCCTCAACGTGGAGATCACCCCCGAGCTGGTGGTGAAACTCGCCGGCGCCTACGCGACGACCCTCAAGAAGGGGGCGATCGTCACCACGGCACGCGACCACTCCCGAGGCGCCCGCGCGCTCAAGCGCGCCGTGATCTCGGCGCTCCAGGCCAGCGCCATCAACGTGCGCGACCTGGAGAACGTACCGCTGCCCGTGGCCCGCCAGCAGACGGCCCGGGGCGCCGCGGGCGGGATCATGATCCGGACCTCGCCGGGTGTGCCGGACTCGGTGGACATCATGTTCCTCGACGAGCGGGGAGCGGACCTCTCGCAGGCGCAGCAGCGCAAGCTGGACCGCGTCTACGCACGTCAGGAGTACCGCCGGGCCTTCCCCGGGGAGATCGGCGACCTGCAGTTCCCCTCGAGCGTCTTCGACTCGTACACGGGCTCGCTGCTGCGGCGGGTGGACACCACCGGGATCGCCGACTCCGGCCTCAAGGTGGTCGTGGACGCCTCGAACGGCAGCGCCGGACTCGTCCTGCCCAGCCTCCTCGGGCGGCTCGGGGTGGACGCGCTGACGATCAACCCCGGCCTGGACGAGTCCCGGCCCACCGAGAGCACCGAGTCGCGGCGCGCCGGACTGGTCCGGCTCGGGGAGATCGTGGCCTCGGCGCGGGCGGCCTTCGGCGTGCGCTTCGACCCGGTCGGCGAGCGGATCTCCCTGGTGGACGAACGCGGCCGGATCATCGAGGACGACCGGGCGCTGCTGGTCCTGCTGGACCTCGTGGCGGCCGAGAAGCGCAGCGGCAAGGTGGCCCTGCCGGTGACCACGACCCGGGTCGCCGAGCAGGTGGCGGCGTACCACGGCACCCAGGTGGAGTGGACGACGACTTCGCCCGACGACCTGACCCGGGTGGGCCGCGAGGAGACCACGATCTTCGGCGGCGACGGCCGGGGCGGGTTCATCGTCCCGGAGTTCAGCAGCGTCTTCGACGGATCGGCGGCCTTCGTCCAGCTCATCGGGCTGGTCGCGCGCACGCAGCTCACGCTCAGCCAGATCGACTCCCGCATCCCGCGGGCGCACGTCCTCAAGCGGGACGTGCCCACCCCGTGGGCGGCCAAGGGGCTCGTGATGCGGCGGGTCGTGGAAGCGGCCGGGGAGCGGCAGGTGGACACCACCGACGGCGTGCGCGTGGTCGAGGCCGACGGCCGGTGGGCCCTGGTCCTGCCGGACCCGGCGGAGGCCGTCACCCACCTGTGGGCCGAAGGCCCCGACGACGCGTCCGCCCAGGCCCTGCTGGACGAGTGGGCCGCGGTGGTGGACGGAGCCGGCCAGCACTGA
- a CDS encoding CDP-alcohol phosphatidyltransferase family protein — MEVQETRVQTDRIFTIPNILSMARLVGVPLFLWLILAKHDGWALLVLMLSGVSDYLDGKLARRWNQISKLGRLLDPAADRLYVLTTLFGLTYRGILPLWLTAALLAREAMLLVMVWILRRHGYPPPQVNFLGKAATFNLMYAFPLLLLSDGTGWLAWMASVFGWAFAGWGTTLYWWAGILYVVQVRRLVKADTTAD; from the coding sequence GTGGAGGTCCAGGAGACTCGGGTCCAGACTGACCGAATTTTCACCATTCCGAACATCCTGAGCATGGCCCGTCTCGTGGGCGTGCCGCTGTTCCTCTGGCTCATCCTCGCGAAGCACGACGGTTGGGCACTGCTCGTGCTCATGCTGAGCGGCGTCAGTGACTACCTCGACGGAAAACTCGCGCGGCGCTGGAACCAGATCAGCAAACTGGGCCGGCTCCTGGACCCCGCCGCCGACCGGCTCTACGTCCTGACCACGCTCTTCGGGCTCACCTACCGGGGGATTCTGCCGCTGTGGCTCACCGCCGCGCTGCTGGCCCGTGAGGCAATGCTGCTGGTCATGGTGTGGATCCTGCGCCGGCACGGCTATCCGCCGCCCCAGGTCAACTTCCTCGGCAAGGCCGCCACCTTCAACCTGATGTACGCCTTCCCCTTGCTACTGCTCAGTGACGGTACGGGGTGGTTGGCCTGGATGGCGTCCGTTTTCGGATGGGCGTTCGCAGGTTGGGGTACAACGCTCTATTGGTGGGCAGGAATCCTTTACGTGGTGCAAGTCCGCCGTCTGGTGAAGGCGGACACCACGGCCGATTGA